The following are encoded together in the Anoplopoma fimbria isolate UVic2021 breed Golden Eagle Sablefish chromosome 13, Afim_UVic_2022, whole genome shotgun sequence genome:
- the abhd17b gene encoding alpha/beta hydrolase domain-containing protein 17B, protein MNHLSLSELCCLFCCPPCPSKIASKLAFLPPEPTYSLMSDDSGSRWTLHLSERADWQYSSREKDAIECFMTRTTRGNRIACMFVRCSPSAQYTLLFSHGNAVDLGQMSSFYIGLGSRINCNVFSYDYSGYGASSGKPSEKNLYADVDAAWQALRSRYGIRPENVIVYGQSIGTVPSVDLASRYESAAVILHSPLTSGMRVAFPDTKKTYCFDAFPNIDKISKVTSPVLVIHGTEDEVIDFSHGLALYERCQRPVEPLWVEGAGHNDVELYGQYLERLKQFVAHELVNL, encoded by the exons ATGAACCACTTATCCCTCAGCGAGCTATGTTGCCTGTTCTGCTGTCCGCCGTGCCCCAGCAAGATTGCCTCCAAACTGGCCTTCCTGCCTCCAGAGCCCACCTACAGCCTCATGTCCGATGACAGTGGCAGCCGTTGGACCCTGCACCTCTCCGAGCGCGCCGACTGGCAGTACTCGTCCCGCGAGAAGGACGCCATCGAGTGTTTCATGACTCGCACAACAAGAGGGAACCGCATTGCCTGTATGTTTGTCCGCTGCTCACCCAGCGCTCAGTATACTCTATTATTCTCCCACGGAAACGCAGTGGACTTGGGCCAGATGAGCAGCTTCTACATTGGCCTGGGTTCACGGATCAACTGCAACGTCTTCTCCTACGACTACTCAGGTTACGGGGCGAGTTCTGGGAAACCCTCAGAGAAGAACCTGTACGCTGATGTAGATGCCGCCTGGCAGGCACTCCGGTCACG GTATGGCATCCGTCCAGAGAACGTGATCGTGTACGGCCAGAGCATCGGCACCGTGCCGTCTGTGGACCTGGCTTCTCGCTATGAGAGCGCTGCAGTCATCCTCCACTCCCCGCTCACCTCTGGCATGAGAGTGGCCTTCCCCGACACCAAGAAGACCTACTGCTTTGACGCCTTTCCAAA CATCGACAAGATTTCCAAGGTGACGTCACCGGTGCTGGTGATCCACGGTACGGAGGACGAGGTCATTGACTTCTCCCACGGCCTGGCGCTGTACGAACGCTGTCAGCGCCCCGTGGAGCCGCTCTGGGTGGAGGGGGCGGGACACAACGACGTAGAGCTCTACGGACAGTACCTGGAGAGACTCAAACAGTTCGTTGCACATGAGCTGGTCAACTTGTAG
- the cemip2 gene encoding cell surface hyaluronidase, with amino-acid sequence MPTSDGPSHFPVFVAPPHGNHQRSPGYVPGRVAPVRSPPPAKAPPPPPMKPHGPPPERRATFNLSEENQRRERAQSLQQRKNTFICFGVSIGAFFFTLILVFSLSSGDVLDENCPDHNLLLRSWNPGHQPGKDSIVRRGHLFKLDASATFNTLTIQSGGQVVFADNADGSKNITLRTRHILIEDGGALHIGAPKCRYRSRATIALVGRSDDKAVPEVPDFGRKFIGVMRGGTLELHGTERVSWSLLTRTVPASGLTTGGYAFQRNFSRGINLRVVDQDTAARLFSERYDTHESRNDSRRLTQLLRTLPVGRIVTLAVGDSAVKSLLDETKKAIEERLGSRFVYDLKYRQAWALVSVVGGGNASCSEDVREHENHDTGGRALAKRNFTTVDGVGFSVTAYSEWKNGFPISGFHVDAVDQVVLNLQDKVQQTWQPGDQIVVASTDYSMHQAEEFTLLPCSHCRSRQVRIQGKPQYSHVGEIIDGVDMRAEVALLSRNILIYGEMENSCYGDNVCQFYSHDTYGGHIKIVGNFSSVHLSHVELKNMGQQGELGHYPLHFHMCGDVDQRGDYSEPTYVDGLSIHHSFSRCLTIHATNGLLVKNTVGYDTLGHCFFLEDGIEQRNTFYHNLGLLTRPGTLLPTDRNETLCTSIKDKVYKGYTPSPSTECKAVSTFWISNPNNNLISNAAAGSQDAGIWFVFHSSSTGDSHGLVPETKAELTPLGIFYNNRVHSNFKAGLFIDKGVKTTNASAADPREYLCLDNSARFRPHQNADPSRPRVAAVIDTLISFKNNDLGAWIRGGDIVIKDSGFADNGVGLSFASDGSYPKDEGSSQEVTQSLFVGESRNRGTNGGQNKYWGLGGTDAKMRTLPRNRTFPIRGFQIYDGPVRLTQSTFRGFIPTPERYTSAVGFNLKNTWQLTPRNNLSQLNFQSTVGLQTFFGRPGQWFEDNDLDGDKNSIFHDVDGSVTGYTDTYVGRADNYLIQHPGCVNMSQWNGVICSGRYSQVYIQTQGAPSLSLSISRDEYPAAPLVLRGINSQGAPSQQYQPILMMSKSYTLHWSGPAPREVVLSLINFDKDDWVLVGICYPSDTTFQIMADINDRQSNTFDDLTDYGTVSSLVELEKRPMERKYFFDRTAGLLWLYLRARHGRDGHSYCSAKGCERVKVMATTSSKETCNCTSKAYPKYYKTPSAVVPMPALNTQPCKGCGAKQLVFSSEPWTSYLQTQVKSLSSKEQQRGDNSSFITVNEVAMPFTQPGYFLVSVDACSGKVTKKTSFTKMDAKMEQYLKTGIPNRSIVLMATRGQPEGLVDVAPYLVSFGMTKAADLRSKESLALWGFQGSSSPPPWVSLQAGQGDEFLGLQERYLPLGLDAYGCTPPAAPMRKDLELLKKATGLQ; translated from the exons ATGCCGACGAGTGATGGCCCCAGCCACTTTCCGGTCTTTGTGGCTCCGCCCCACGGCAACCACCAGAGGTCTCCAGGTTATGTCCCCGGGCGGGTGGCTCCAGTCCGCTCGCCGCCACCTGCCAAAGCTCCACCGCCTCCACCGATGAAACCTCACGGACCCCCGCCAGAGCGACGAGCCACCTTCAACCTGTCAGAGGAGAACCAGCGAAGGGAGCGCGCTCAGAGCCTCCAGCAACGAAAGAACACATTTATCTGTTTTGGAGTGTCGATCGGGGCTTTCTTCTTCACCCTCATCCTCGTCTTTAGTCTCTCAAGCGGAGATGTGTTAGACG AGAATTGTCCGGACCACAATCTATTACTTAGAAGCTGGAACCCGGGCCACCAACCAGGGAAGGATAGTATTGTCAGGAGGGGACATTTGTTTAAATTGGATGCTTCTGCCACCTTCAATACACTAACCATCCAGTCAGGAG GTCAGGTAGTTTTCGCAGACAACGCTGACGGCTCCAAAAACATAACCTTGAGAACACGTCACATCCTTATAGAAGATGGCGGCGCCCTTCACATCGGTGCTCCCAAATGCCGTTACCGTTCTCGTGCCACCATTGCCCTTGTGGGCCGCTCGGACGACAAGGCAGTCCCTGAAGTGCCTGACTTCGGCCGCAAGTTCATAGGAGTCATGAGAGGTGGGACTCTGGAGCTACATGGTACTGAGAGAGTTTCCTGGTCTCTGCTGACCCGAACTGTCCCGGCCTCCGGCCTGACCACAGGGGGTTATGCCTTCCAACGGAACTTCAGCAGGGGCATCAACCTGCGCGTTGTCGACCAGGACACCGCTGCGAGGCTGTTCTCTGAACGCTACGACACGCACGAGTCTCGTAATGACAGCCGCCGGCTCACCCAGCTGCTGCGGACCCTGCCAGTGGGCCGCATTGTCACACTGGCTGTAGGAGACTCTGCTGTCAAAAGTCTTCTGGATGAAACAAAGAAGGCCATTGAAGAAAGGCTCGGCAGTAGATTCGTCTATGATCTCAAATACAG ACAGGCGTGGGCTTTGGTCTCCGTGGTAGGTGGTGGTAATGCATCCTGCTCAGAGGACGTTAGGGAACATGAAAACCACGACACAGGAGGGAGAGCTCTGGCAAAAAGAAACTTCACCACTGTGGATGGAGTAGGCTTCTCGGTCACTGCCTACAGCGAGTGGAAGAATG GTTTTCCCATCTCAGGCTTCCATGTGGATGCTGTGGACCAGGTGGTGCTGAACCTGCAGGACAAAGTGCAGCAGACTTGGCAACCTGGGGATCAGATTGTAGTTGCCAGCACAGACTACTCCATGCACCAGGCAGAAGAGTTTACCTTGTTGCCCTGCTCTCACTGCCGCAGCAGGCAGGTCAGGATACAAG GGAAGCCTCAGTACAGCCATGTTGGAGAGATCATAGATGGGGTTGACATGCGTGCTGAAGTGGCTCTGCTCTCCAGAAACATTCTCATCTACGGAGAAATGGAAAACTCGTGTTACGGAGACAACGTGTGCCAGTTCTACAGCCATGACACCTATGGAGGCCACATTAAG ATCGTCGGTAACTTCTCATCAGTGCATCTGTCCCACGTGGAGCTGAAGAACATGGGCCAGCAGGGCGAGCTAGGCCACTACCCCCTCCACTTCCACATGTGTGGGGATGTGGACCAGAGGGGAGACTACTCTGAGCCCACCTATGTGGACGGACTCTCCATACACCACTCGTTCTCCCGCTGCCTCACCATCCACGCCACCAACGGTTTGCTG GTGAAGAACACTGTAGGCTATGACACATTGGGTCACTGTTTCTTCCTTGAGGATGGGATCGAGCAGCGTAACACTTTCTACCACAACCTTGGCTTGCTCACTCGACCCGGGACTCTGCTGCCCACTGACCGCAACGAGACCCTCTGCACCAGCATCAAGGACAAAGTCTACAAGGGCTACACTCCTTCACCCAGCACAGAGTGCAA GGCAGTTTCAACATTCTGGATTTCCAACCCCAACAACAATCTCATCAGCAATGCAGCTGCTGGTTCTCAG GATGCTGGCATATGGTTTGTGTTCCACAGCTCTTCCACCGGAGACTCTCATGGGCTGGTACCAGAGACCAAGGCAGAGCTCACTCCCCTGGGAATTTTTTACAACAACCGCGTACACTCCAACTTTAAG GCAGGGCTGTTCATTGACAAAGGAGTGAAGACCACGAATGCTAGCGCTGCCGATCCCCGGGAATACCTGTGTCTAGATAACAGTGCCAG ATTCCGACCACACCAGAATGCTGACCCTAGCCGTCCACGGGTGGCGGCAGTCATTGACACTCTGATCTCCTTCAAGAACAACGACTTAGGAGCGTGGATACGGGGAGGAGACATCGTCATCAAGGACTCTGG ATTTGCAGACAATGGAGTAGGACTGTCTTTTGCCAG TGATGGCAGCTACCCCAAGGATGAAGGCTCCAGTCAGGAGGTGACACAGTCTCTGTTTGTGGGTGAAAGCCGAAACAGAGGGACCAATGGAGGACAGAATAAATACTGGGGCTTAGGAGGGACTGATGCTAAGATGAGGACACTGCCTAGAAACAG GACTTTCCCAATCCGAGGTTTCCAGATCTATGATGGTCCGGTTCGGCTCACACAGAGTACATTTCGTGGATTCATCCCAACACCAGAACGTTATACCAGCGCAGTTGGATTCAACTTGAAGAACACCTGGCAGCTCACCCCACGAAATAATCTGTCCCAGCTCAACTTCCAATCCACT GTGGGTCTGCAGACATTCTTTGGTCGCCCGGGGCAGTGGTTCGAAGACAACGACCTGGACGGAGACAAGAACTCAATTTTTCACGATGTGGACGGGTCAGTAACAGGCTACACAGACACCTACGTTGGCCGAGCAGACAATTACCTGATCCAACATCCTGGCTGTGTGAATATGTCCCAGTGGAATGGAGTGATCTGCAGCGGCCGCTACTCTCAG GTATACATCCAGACCCAGGGAGCCCCCAGCCTCAGTTTATCCATCAGCAGAGATGAAtatcctgctgctcctctggtACTGAGGGGGATCAACAGCCAGGGGGCACCGTCTCAGCAGTACCAGCCCATCCTGATGATGAGCAAGAGCTACACTCTGCACTGGAGTGGTCCTGCACCAAGAGAGGTCGTCCTCTCTCTCATCAACTTCGACAA AGATGACTGGGTGCTGGTGGGAATCTGTTACCCATCAGACACCACATTTCAGATCATGGCCGACATCAATGATAGACAAAGCAACACCTTTGATGACCTCACAGACTATGGCACTGTGTCATCCCTTGTAGAGCTAGAGAAGAGGCCGATGGAGAGGAAGTACTTCTTTGACCGAACAGCtgg CTTGTTGTGGCTCTACCTTCGGGCCCGGCATGGGCGTGATGGTCACAGCTACTGTTCGGCAAAAGGCTGCGAAAGAGTGAAAGTCATGGCCACCACGTCTTCTAAAGAGACTTGTAACTGTACATCCAAGGCCTACCCCAAGTACTACAAGACACCCTCAGCAGTGGTACCCATGCCAGCCCTCAACACACAACCATGCAAAGGCTGTGGTGCTAAACAG CTTGTGTTTTCCAGTGAGCCATGGACCTCCTACCTCCAGACACAAGTCAAGTCGCTCAGTAgcaaagagcagcagagaggagacaacAGCTCCTTTATCACT GTGAATGAGGTGGCCATGCCCTTTACACAACCTGGGTACTTCCTGGTCTCAGTCGATGCCTGCTCTGGGaaagtcaccaagaaaacctcATTTACCAAGATGGACGCCAAGATGGAACAGTACCTAAAAACTGGAATACCAAATAG GTCTATAGTGCTCATGGCAACACGAGGTCAACCAGAGGGCCTGGTGGATGTAGCACCATACCTGGTCTCCTTTGGGATGACCAAAGCTGCTGATCTGCGCAGTAAAG AGAGTCTGGCACTTTGGGGGTTCCAGGGTAGCTCTTCACCCCCTCCATGGGTCTCGCTACAAGCCGGGCAGGGGGATGAGTTCCTGGGGCTGCAAGAGCGGTACTTGCCTCTGGGTTTGGATGCATACGGCTGTACGCCACCTGCAGCTCCAATGCGCAAAGACCTGGAGCTACTCAAAAAAGCCACGGGACTACAATGA